In Pseudomonas saponiphila, the genomic stretch GCCGGCGCAGTTCGGGCGTAAATCCACCGACCTGATTTCCGTGGCCGAAGGCGTCGGCAAGATCCGCGCCGCCCTGGAAGCCCGGGTCGACACCGAGCTGGCGATCATCGCCCGGACCAACGCCGGAATCCTCCCGGTGCAGGAAATCATCAGCCGCACCCAGCAGTACCAGCGTGCAGGCGCCGACGCCATCTGCATGGTCGGCATCCGTGATTTCGAGCAACTGGAACAGATCTCCGAGCACCTGAGCGTACCGCTGATGCTGGTGACCTACGGCAACCCGGCACTGCGCGACGATGCGCGCCTGGCCGAGCTGGGGGTGAAGATCGCAGTGGACGGCCATGCCGCCTACTTCGCCGCGATCAAGGCCACCTACGACTGCCTGCGCGAGCAGCGGCAGATCTTCACCCAGGCCTCGGACCTGAGTGCCACCGAACTGGCCCATACCTACACCCAGCCCGAGGACTACATTGTCTGGGCCAAGGAGTTCATGAGCGTCAAGGAGTAA encodes the following:
- a CDS encoding isocitrate lyase/PEP mutase family protein; this encodes MSRLSHQDLRRGFRELIASSSCYHTASVFDPMSARIAADLGFEVGILGGSVASLQVLAAPDFALITLSEFAEQATRIGRVAQLPVIADADHGYGNALNVMRTVVELERAGIAALTIEDTLLPAQFGRKSTDLISVAEGVGKIRAALEARVDTELAIIARTNAGILPVQEIISRTQQYQRAGADAICMVGIRDFEQLEQISEHLSVPLMLVTYGNPALRDDARLAELGVKIAVDGHAAYFAAIKATYDCLREQRQIFTQASDLSATELAHTYTQPEDYIVWAKEFMSVKE